Part of the Natrarchaeobius halalkaliphilus genome is shown below.
TCGAGCGACTCACGCCGTGATCGATGTCGGCTCGACGAATCACTACACTGACGTACAGCCGGCGGTAACAGTTCGGATATGCAACTCGAGGTGATCGGCGTCGGTGGCGCCGGGTGTCGGATCGCCGCTGCGATCCTGGAAGTCGATCCAGCCGACCACTCCTTCGTCGCTGACGTGTTCGCGTTCGATACGGATTCGGCGTGCCTGGACGAGGTCACGTCGATTCCCGACCCCTACCGCCACCGGTACGGAGAGACGATCGAAAGCGGGCTCAACGGGAATCTCCAGCGGGGGCGCAGCGTTGGCAACGAGTACGTCGAAGAGCTCAGCCGGCGGCTGGATCGGGGACGGCCGGCGGTTGCCGACGCGTTTCTGGTCGCCGTCGGTCTCGGGGGAGCGACCGGCGGGGGAACGATCCCACAGCTCGTCGAGAACCTCCAGACGCTGTACGACGCGCCGGTCTACGTGCTCGCGACGCTTCCGGCCGAACGGGAGCTCGCGCCGCCATCGGACGGCGGTTCCGACGCGGGCAACGAACCGACGGCACGCCCGATGGCCGAGGAGAACGCGACCCGGACGCTAGAGGAACTCGACGGAACGGCGGACGCCGTTCTCTGCTTCGACAACGAGAGGTGGCTCAAAACCGCTGAGACGATGGCTGACGCCCGTGATCGATTGAACCGGGAGCTCGCGACGCGCGTCGCAACGTTCTTTTCGGCCACGGCGGACGCGACCGAGGAGGGAGAGGTGACGGCGGCGGAAACGATCATCGACGCCAACGACGTCGGGCGGATCTTCGGAAACGAGACGGGAATCGCGACGATCGGTTACGGGAAACAGCGAATCGAAACCGATAGTGGCGGCTCGCGGTTCGGCCTCGGACTGTTCTCGGCGGAGCCGTCCGTCGAAACGAGCGAGGCCGTAAGCGCCATCGAGACGACGATCGGCAAGGCGCTGCGCGACAGGCTCACCCTCGAGTGTGAGCCCGAAAACGCAGCGCGAGCGATGCTGGTGGTCGGCGGGCCGCCGGCGTGGCTCAACCGACGAGCGATCGCAGACGGACGACGAACGATCGAGGAGGCGACGGGCTCCGTAGAGATCCTCGGCGGCGATGCGCCGCGGCCGGAGAGCGACGTCGTCTTCGCGGTGGTCGTCCTCGCCGGCGTCGACCCAGTCGAGCGACTCGAGGCGATCCGGTCTCGAACGACCCCGCTGGATCGAGACCGAACCGGCCGCTGAAGCGGTCATTTTTGATCGGTTTTCCGATTCGGAAATAGTCGCGAATCGCCGGCACCGACGAAGGCGAAGGTTTTTGCGCGCTGGACCGCCAAAGCGGTGGTAATGAGCGGAGACGACCCACTCGAGGAGACCGAGTCCGGGGAATCGGCCGGCGAGGAGCGCACGCGGTCCCCGTCGAGGCGCTGGACCGAGAGCGCAGCTCCCTCGGACGACGGAGCGGAGCGTGTCCGAACGGACGGCGGAGCCGTCGACGACGTCGCGCTGGATCCGTGGGGTTCCTCGAGCGTCTCCGACTACCGCAAGCTGTTCGAGGAGTTCGGCATCGAGGAGTTCGACGACGTCAGCGACGAGGTTCCGAACCCACACTACCTGATGCGACGGGGCGTCATCTTCGGCCACCGCGACTATCGACCGGTCGCGAACGCGATGGCTAACGGAGAGCCCGCGGCCGTCCTCTCTGGATTCATGCCCACGGGAGAGCCACACATCGGTCACAAACTCGTCTTCGACGAGATCATCTGGCACCAACAGCAGGGAGCCGACGCCTACGCATTGATCGCGGATCTCGAGGCAAACTCCGCTCGCGGAATGAGCTGGGCCGAAATCGACGAACACACACGCAACTATCTGCTGTCGCTGCTCGCGCTCGGATTCGACCTCGAAGAGGGAACGCTCTACAGACAGTCGACCAACCGAGAGGTACAGGATCTGGCGTTCGATCTCGGTGCCGAAGCCAACTTCTCCGAGTTCGAGGGGATCTACGGCTTCGACGGCGAAACCTCAGTTTCGCACATGCAATCGGTCGTCACGCAGATGGCGGACATCCTCTACCCGCAACTCGAGGAGCCAAAGCCGACCGTTATCCCCGTCGGGCCCGACCAGGACCCCCACGTCCGGCTGGCGCGAGATCTGGCCGAGCGAATGCGCTTTTTCAAAGTCACGCGGGCGTACGCCAGCTTCGAACTCGAGGCCGAAGAGCGCGACCTCGTCGCCGCGTTCTACGACCGACTCGAGCCCGCGGAGTTCGACGACGATCAGCTTCGGTGTCTCCACGTGGCCGAGGCGCTCGAGGCGACGCCGCTTGCGGAGCTCGACATCGACGCGAGCGTTCTCGAATCGGTCCTCACGAAACTGAACGAGGCCGGAATGGAGCCCGTTCGCCCGCGAACGCGCTTTTTCGATCGGCGGGCGACCGAGGAGGCGTTCGAGGCGCTGATCGACGCGGTCGAGGGCGAAAAGCGCGTCTACGAGAGCCACGTCGATGCATTCGAGATCGGTCGGGAGGCGGCCGAAGAACTCGCCCGAACGATCGAAGTCGAGAACGGCGGCTACGGCTTTCGGCCCCCGTCGTCGATCTATCACCGCTTCATGACCGGCTTGACCGGCGGAAAGATGTCCTCGTCGATTCCGGCCAGCCACATCTCGCTGCTCGACGATCCCGAGACGGGCTACGACAAGGTCAAATCAGCGACGACCGGCGGCCGCGAGACGGCCGAAGAACAGCGCGAGAAGGGGGGACGGGCCGACGAGTGTCCGGTCTACGAGCTGTACGCCTATCTACTCGCTGGCGACGACGACGAGTTCGCCAAACTGGTCTACGACGAGTGCGTCGGCGGCGAGCGTCTCTGTGGTGACTGCAAGGAACAGGCCGCGGGCCTCATGCGCGAGTTCCTCGAGGATCACCAGGAGAAACGCGCCGAGGTCGCGGACTTACTCGAGGCGGCCGACATCGAACTCGAGTCGCCGCGCCGCTGACCCCGGGCGATACGCCGGATCGACGTCGATCCGAGTCGGAACCGCTAACTGACCGCCCGAACGCCTACCACACAAGCGAATGCAACTACCAGAATCACAGGTCGCGGTCGTAGAGGCCGCGAGCGCGGACGAGACGACGGCCGTCGACGCCCTCGCCGCGGCGACCGACCTTCCGCCCGAGACCGTCACCGGTGCGGTCTTCGAACTCGAGGAGGACGGTCTGGTCGTCGTCAAAGAACGCGTCGACGAAACGAGTAGACTCACCGACGAGGGAGAAACGTACGCGGACGACGGACTCCCCGAGGTCCGGCTCTACGAGGCCGCACTCGAGGCCGGCGCGGACGACGACCCCGCCTCGATGGGACGGGTCATCGGTGCGTCGGGACTCGAGGGATCGCAGGTCGATATCGCGCTCTCGAACTACGCGCGAAAGGGCTACGGAGCGATCGACAGCGGCGAGCTCACCGCCGACCCCGACGCCGATCCCGCGGCCGACGCCGAGGCGAACGCACTCGAAGAACTCGCCGGAACCGACGATACACCGCTCGAGGTCGTCGATGTCGACGGCGAAACGATGGGCGGACTCGAGCGTCGCGGGCTCGTCGAGATCGCCGAGACGACGGTGCGCGAGGTGAGGCTGACCGAACGGGGTGTCACGGTCCGAACGGACGGTCTCGAGCGCTCCGAGACGGTCGGACAGGTTACGCCGGAACTGTTGACCAGCGGCGAGTGGGAGGACGTCGAGTTCGCAGAGTACAACGTCGAAGCCGACGCCGAACAGGTAAAAGGCGGGCGGGTTCACATCCTGCGCCAGACCGCAGACCGCGTGAAAGACGTCCTCGTTGGGATGGGCTTTCAGGAGATGGAAGGACCACACGTCGACGCGGACTTCTGGATCAACGACTGTCTGTTCATGCCCCAGGACCATCCCGCACGAACCCACTGGGATCGGTTCGCACTCGAGGAACCGACCCACATCGACGAGCTTCCGGAAGGGCTCGTCGAACGCGTCGAGCGCGCCCACCGCGAGGGCGTCGGCGACGACGGCGAGGGCTATCACTCGCCGTGGGACGAAGACTTCGCGCGGGCGCTTGCGCTTCGCGGACACACGACGTCGCTGTCGACGCGCTACCTCTCCGGCGAACAGATCGGTGAGATCGAGCCGCCGGCGCGCTTTTTCAGCGTCGAGAAGGTCTATCGGAACGATACGCTCGATCCGACCCACCTCCTCGAGTTCTTCCAGATCGAGGGCTGGGTGATGGCCGAGGACCTCTCGGTTCGGGACCTGATGGGCACCTTCGAGGAGTTCTACGCCCGGTTCGGCATCACCGACATCGAGTTCAAACCCCACTACAACCCCTACACGGAGCCGAGCTTCGAGCTGTTCGGCACTCACCCGACGACGGGCGAACTGGTGGAGATCGGTAACTCGGGCATTTTCCGCGAGGAGATGCTAGAGCCACTCGGCGTGGAGTGCGACGTGATGGCGTGGGGGCTCGCGCTCGAGCGGCTGCTCATGTTGATGTACGGCTTCGAGGACATTCGCGACATCCACGGCACGCTGTGTGACCTCGAACTGCTGCGGGAAACGGAGGTGACTTACTGATGCCCACGGTCGACATCGACCCCGATGAACTGCGCGAACTGACCGGCCACGAGGAAAAAGACGACGACGAACTCAAAGACGACCTGTTCGGGCTCGGCCTCGAGTTCGAGGGTCGAACCGACGACGGCGCGTTCGAACTCGAGTTCGCCCCCGACCGTCTCGATCGGCTCTCCGTCGAGGGAGTCGCACGCTCCGTGCGGTACCAGTACGGCGACGCCCGGGGCGTCCACGTCCCGTCGACGAACTCGCCGGAGTGGACGATCGTCGTCGACGAGTCGGTTCCCGAGGAGCGCCCCTACGTGACGGGTGCGGTAATCAGGGACGTCGATCTGGACGACGCGAGCCTCGAGTCGCTGATCCAGCTCCAGGAGAAACTCCACGCGACGATGGGGCGAAAGCGCGCGAAAGGTGCGGTCGGGATCCACGATCTGACGATGCTGAAAGGCTCGACGGCGACGGAAGGCAACCCGACCATCGAGTACGTCGGCGTCGAACCCGACGGGGATCGGTTCGTTCCCCTCGATTCGGACGCCGAGATGACGCCGGCGGACGTCCTCGAGGACCATCCGACGGGACAGACCTACGCGGACCTCGTCAGCGAGTACGAGCGCTATCCCGCGATCTACGACGACCTCGGACTGTTCTCGTTCCCGCCGGTGATCAACGGCCGCCGGACGGAGGTTTCGACCGATTCGCGGGACCTGTTCGTCGAGATGACCGGCACCGACCAGTGGACGATCGACAAGATGCTGAACATCGTCTGCTACGCGCTCGCGGCGAGGGGAGCGACCCTCGAGGAGGTTCGGGTCGAGTATTCCGACGGCGAGTCCGGCGAACGCGAACTGGTCCGGCCCGACCTCTCGACGAAGACCAAGACCGTCTCCCACGACCGAATCGAGACGATCCTCGGCATCGACCTCGATCCGGACGAGGTGATCGACCTCGCGGAACGGTCGGGACTCGAAGCGGAGAAACGGGAGAGCGGAGACGACGACGGACTCGTCTACGAGGTGACGATCCCGCCCTATCGGGTCGACGTGCTTCATCCGCTCGACGTCATCGACGACCTCGGACGAGCCTACGGCTTCAACGACCTCGAGCCGAAGTACCCCGACGTGGGAACCGTCGGCGGCCGCCACGAGCGCTCGAGACTCGAGGACGCCGCCCGGACCCAGCTCGTCGGGCTCGGCTTCGAAGACCTGCTGAACTTTCACATGATCAGCGAGGGAGAGAACTTCGATCGACTCTCCGCCTCACCGGGAGACGACGTTTACGGTCCCGGCGAGCCGGCGACGATCAAAGGTCCGTACAGCGAGGATTACACCATGTTGCGGACCTGGGTCACGCCCTCGTTGTTGATGGTCCTCGAGCGAAACACCCATCGTGCGTATCCACAGAACCTGTCCGAGATCGGGTTCACGGCAGCGGTCGACGAGGCCGAAACCACCGGTATCAGCGAACGGCGTCGCGTCGGGGCCGTCCTCGCGAGTCACGAATCCGGCTACGAAGACGCCAAAGCCAGATTGCAGGCCCTCTGTCGACGGTTCGACGTCGACCTCGAGACGCCATCCACGGAACACCCGACGTTCA
Proteins encoded:
- a CDS encoding tubulin/FtsZ family protein, whose product is MQLEVIGVGGAGCRIAAAILEVDPADHSFVADVFAFDTDSACLDEVTSIPDPYRHRYGETIESGLNGNLQRGRSVGNEYVEELSRRLDRGRPAVADAFLVAVGLGGATGGGTIPQLVENLQTLYDAPVYVLATLPAERELAPPSDGGSDAGNEPTARPMAEENATRTLEELDGTADAVLCFDNERWLKTAETMADARDRLNRELATRVATFFSATADATEEGEVTAAETIIDANDVGRIFGNETGIATIGYGKQRIETDSGGSRFGLGLFSAEPSVETSEAVSAIETTIGKALRDRLTLECEPENAARAMLVVGGPPAWLNRRAIADGRRTIEEATGSVEILGGDAPRPESDVVFAVVVLAGVDPVERLEAIRSRTTPLDRDRTGR
- a CDS encoding tryptophan--tRNA ligase, translating into MSGDDPLEETESGESAGEERTRSPSRRWTESAAPSDDGAERVRTDGGAVDDVALDPWGSSSVSDYRKLFEEFGIEEFDDVSDEVPNPHYLMRRGVIFGHRDYRPVANAMANGEPAAVLSGFMPTGEPHIGHKLVFDEIIWHQQQGADAYALIADLEANSARGMSWAEIDEHTRNYLLSLLALGFDLEEGTLYRQSTNREVQDLAFDLGAEANFSEFEGIYGFDGETSVSHMQSVVTQMADILYPQLEEPKPTVIPVGPDQDPHVRLARDLAERMRFFKVTRAYASFELEAEERDLVAAFYDRLEPAEFDDDQLRCLHVAEALEATPLAELDIDASVLESVLTKLNEAGMEPVRPRTRFFDRRATEEAFEALIDAVEGEKRVYESHVDAFEIGREAAEELARTIEVENGGYGFRPPSSIYHRFMTGLTGGKMSSSIPASHISLLDDPETGYDKVKSATTGGRETAEEQREKGGRADECPVYELYAYLLAGDDDEFAKLVYDECVGGERLCGDCKEQAAGLMREFLEDHQEKRAEVADLLEAADIELESPRR
- the pheS gene encoding phenylalanine--tRNA ligase subunit alpha, producing MQLPESQVAVVEAASADETTAVDALAAATDLPPETVTGAVFELEEDGLVVVKERVDETSRLTDEGETYADDGLPEVRLYEAALEAGADDDPASMGRVIGASGLEGSQVDIALSNYARKGYGAIDSGELTADPDADPAADAEANALEELAGTDDTPLEVVDVDGETMGGLERRGLVEIAETTVREVRLTERGVTVRTDGLERSETVGQVTPELLTSGEWEDVEFAEYNVEADAEQVKGGRVHILRQTADRVKDVLVGMGFQEMEGPHVDADFWINDCLFMPQDHPARTHWDRFALEEPTHIDELPEGLVERVERAHREGVGDDGEGYHSPWDEDFARALALRGHTTSLSTRYLSGEQIGEIEPPARFFSVEKVYRNDTLDPTHLLEFFQIEGWVMAEDLSVRDLMGTFEEFYARFGITDIEFKPHYNPYTEPSFELFGTHPTTGELVEIGNSGIFREEMLEPLGVECDVMAWGLALERLLMLMYGFEDIRDIHGTLCDLELLRETEVTY
- the pheT gene encoding phenylalanine--tRNA ligase subunit beta yields the protein MPTVDIDPDELRELTGHEEKDDDELKDDLFGLGLEFEGRTDDGAFELEFAPDRLDRLSVEGVARSVRYQYGDARGVHVPSTNSPEWTIVVDESVPEERPYVTGAVIRDVDLDDASLESLIQLQEKLHATMGRKRAKGAVGIHDLTMLKGSTATEGNPTIEYVGVEPDGDRFVPLDSDAEMTPADVLEDHPTGQTYADLVSEYERYPAIYDDLGLFSFPPVINGRRTEVSTDSRDLFVEMTGTDQWTIDKMLNIVCYALAARGATLEEVRVEYSDGESGERELVRPDLSTKTKTVSHDRIETILGIDLDPDEVIDLAERSGLEAEKRESGDDDGLVYEVTIPPYRVDVLHPLDVIDDLGRAYGFNDLEPKYPDVGTVGGRHERSRLEDAARTQLVGLGFEDLLNFHMISEGENFDRLSASPGDDVYGPGEPATIKGPYSEDYTMLRTWVTPSLLMVLERNTHRAYPQNLSEIGFTAAVDEAETTGISERRRVGAVLASHESGYEDAKARLQALCRRFDVDLETPSTEHPTFISGRTASVVIDGEAVGVIGEVHPRVLVEHDLKVPVAGFEFDLAALS